In Flavobacterium sp. CS20, a single window of DNA contains:
- the pyk gene encoding pyruvate kinase: MKSTKKTKIVATLGPATSKKETLKAMLEAGVNIFRINFSHANYKDVEERVKMIRDLNEEYGFNAGILGDLQGTKLRVGEMEESIIVQKDDKIKFKTGERFVGNKQSAYMNYKNFPQDVKPGERILLDDGKLIFEVVSTNKKDTVEAKVVQGGPLKSNKGVNLPNTKISLPALTKKDIEDAKFACKMQVDWMALSFVRYASDLKVLQKLIKEHSNYKIPIIAKIEKPEGVKNIDKIVAYCDGLMVARGDLGVEIPAHEVPLIQKELVLKAKLARIPVIIATQMMETMIDSLTPTRAEVNDVANSVMDGADAVMLSGETSVGKYPVEVINKMCQIIKSVENSELIKVPHNPPNIKTKRYITKSVCYHAARIVNEITATAICTLTNSGYTAFQISAWRPKAHILAFTSNHNILTQLSLLWGVKAFYYDKFVSTDETITDVNEIACKNRYVEKGDYLINLASMPIDDKGMVNTLRVSEIE, from the coding sequence ATGAAATCAACTAAAAAAACAAAAATCGTTGCCACATTAGGACCAGCAACTTCTAAAAAGGAAACCCTAAAAGCCATGCTTGAAGCTGGGGTCAATATTTTTAGAATCAATTTTTCTCATGCTAACTATAAAGATGTTGAAGAGCGAGTGAAAATGATAAGAGACCTTAATGAAGAATACGGTTTCAATGCTGGAATTTTAGGAGATTTACAAGGTACTAAATTGCGTGTTGGTGAAATGGAAGAAAGCATAATTGTCCAAAAGGATGATAAAATTAAGTTTAAAACAGGTGAGAGATTTGTTGGCAACAAGCAGTCTGCATACATGAATTATAAAAATTTTCCACAAGATGTCAAACCTGGTGAACGCATATTGCTTGATGATGGTAAGTTGATTTTTGAAGTGGTTTCAACCAACAAAAAAGACACTGTTGAAGCCAAAGTAGTTCAAGGCGGACCGCTCAAATCAAATAAAGGCGTGAACTTGCCAAACACCAAAATTTCACTGCCAGCACTTACTAAAAAAGACATTGAAGACGCCAAGTTTGCTTGCAAAATGCAAGTGGATTGGATGGCTCTTTCATTTGTAAGATATGCCAGCGATCTAAAGGTGCTTCAAAAACTAATCAAAGAACACAGCAATTATAAAATCCCTATCATAGCCAAAATAGAAAAACCTGAAGGTGTCAAAAACATCGATAAAATAGTAGCTTATTGTGACGGTCTTATGGTTGCTAGAGGTGATTTAGGTGTTGAAATTCCAGCTCATGAAGTACCATTAATTCAAAAAGAACTGGTTTTAAAAGCAAAACTGGCAAGAATACCCGTAATCATTGCTACACAAATGATGGAAACCATGATTGACAGCCTAACACCAACACGTGCTGAAGTAAATGACGTAGCCAATTCTGTAATGGATGGTGCCGATGCGGTTATGCTCAGTGGCGAAACTTCGGTTGGTAAATATCCTGTTGAGGTAATAAACAAAATGTGCCAAATTATCAAAAGCGTTGAAAACTCAGAGCTTATCAAAGTACCTCACAATCCGCCCAACATTAAAACCAAACGCTACATCACAAAATCAGTTTGTTATCACGCTGCTCGTATAGTCAACGAAATTACTGCCACGGCTATTTGCACCTTGACCAATAGTGGATATACTGCCTTTCAAATTTCAGCTTGGCGACCAAAAGCTCATATTTTGGCTTTTACTTCAAACCATAATATTTTAACACAACTGAGTTTGCTTTGGGGAGTAAAAGCATTTTATTATGACAAATTTGTCAGTACCGATGAAACCATTACTGATGTGAACGAAATAGCATGCAAAAATCGTTATGTAGAAAAAGGCGATTACCTAATTAATTTAGCCTCAATGCCCATTGATGATAAAGGAATGGTCAATACTTTAAGAGTTTCTGAAATTGAATAA
- a CDS encoding IPExxxVDY family protein, producing the protein MPKLVLNKFTDFDFKLIGLNASIEPFKMAFLLNKHLEMQFERTKEDVELIYKNYCIFFALYTYYDVKADTKLFFVQNKSKYINLKPEQTTSLFDNQSQVIKKNLVESKLQSDYLIKIEDEFNRYKTKKLIIELNEIPQLISAYEIKTDSIKSPENLIFE; encoded by the coding sequence ATGCCAAAGCTAGTCCTTAATAAATTTACAGATTTTGATTTTAAACTCATCGGTCTTAATGCTTCTATTGAGCCTTTTAAAATGGCTTTTTTATTGAATAAACACCTTGAAATGCAGTTTGAAAGAACTAAAGAAGACGTTGAATTGATCTACAAGAACTATTGCATATTTTTTGCACTTTATACCTATTATGATGTAAAAGCAGATACAAAACTATTTTTTGTTCAAAATAAATCTAAATATATCAATCTCAAACCTGAACAGACAACATCACTTTTCGATAACCAAAGCCAAGTTATTAAAAAAAACTTAGTAGAATCTAAACTTCAAAGTGATTATCTCATAAAAATTGAAGATGAATTTAACCGTTATAAAACTAAAAAATTAATTATAGAATTAAATGAAATTCCACAACTCATCAGTGCCTATGAAATCAAAACTGATAGTATTAAGTCACCTGAAAACCTTATTTTTGAATAA
- a CDS encoding ribonuclease III family protein, translating to MKFIDNIFKSRSKKDGVFFCKIYEIIGFKPKTLSIYKRAFTHRSLNLKDKLGYDINYERLEFLGDSLLDSVISVHLFKQSPQGDEGYLTKMRAKAVNRKNLNQIGQSYDLLSLLHSEVKPECFSDNIYGNLIEALIAAIYLDQGFKKCEKFILDKIVKPFIDIEELENRVISYKSYMIEWCQKHKHQYKLIEYSDKEKSTNGQKYFAMIYQLNGKNIAKARALSKKKAEEKVCRRAYYTLQDQILD from the coding sequence ATGAAATTTATTGACAATATATTTAAATCCCGTTCCAAAAAGGACGGGGTTTTTTTTTGTAAAATTTATGAAATTATCGGGTTTAAGCCCAAAACCTTAAGTATTTACAAAAGAGCTTTTACCCATCGCTCCCTGAACCTCAAAGACAAATTAGGTTATGATATCAACTATGAACGTTTAGAATTTTTGGGAGACTCATTATTAGATTCCGTGATATCTGTTCATTTATTTAAACAATCTCCACAAGGCGATGAAGGCTATCTTACCAAAATGAGAGCTAAAGCCGTAAACCGAAAAAACCTCAACCAAATCGGTCAATCTTATGATTTATTAAGCTTATTACATTCTGAGGTAAAACCTGAATGTTTTAGTGATAATATTTATGGTAATCTTATAGAAGCTTTAATTGCTGCTATTTATTTAGATCAAGGTTTTAAAAAATGTGAGAAATTTATCTTAGATAAAATTGTGAAACCTTTTATAGATATCGAAGAGCTCGAAAATAGAGTCATTAGTTATAAAAGCTATATGATAGAGTGGTGTCAAAAACACAAACACCAATACAAACTTATAGAATATAGTGATAAAGAGAAAAGCACCAATGGTCAAAAATACTTTGCTATGATCTATCAACTCAATGGAAAAAATATTGCTAAAGCTAGAGCCTTATCAAAGAAAAAAGCAGAAGAGAAAGTCTGCCGAAGAGCTTATTATACCTTGCAGGATCAAATTTTGGATTGA
- the fabF gene encoding beta-ketoacyl-ACP synthase II, which translates to MELKRVVVTGIGAITPIGNNIQEYWDGLSNGKSGSAPITYFNTDKFKTKFACEIKNFNTADYFDRKEVRRLDKFAQYAIVASDEAIADSKIDLDTVDKYRVGVIWGAGIGGLETFQNEVINYAKGDGTPRFNPFFIPKMIADIAPGNISIKHGFMGPNYTTVSACASATNAIIDAINQIRMGYSDIIVTGGSEARVTEAGMGGFNAMHALSTRNDSPETASRPFDATRDGFVLGEGAGALILEDLDHAKARGAKIYAEVIGGGLSSDAYHMTAPHPEGKGVIAVMKNCLHNAGLNPEDVDAINTHGTSTPLGDVAELKAIKEVFGNHAKNININSTKSMTGHLLGAAGAIEAIASILAMQHSLVPPTINHKTQDENIDPELNLTLNHAQKRDVKVALSNTFGFGGHNACIALKTFVE; encoded by the coding sequence ATGGAATTAAAGCGTGTTGTCGTAACAGGTATAGGTGCCATTACGCCTATAGGTAATAACATCCAAGAATATTGGGATGGATTGTCTAATGGCAAAAGTGGATCTGCACCAATTACTTACTTTAATACAGATAAGTTCAAGACTAAATTTGCTTGTGAAATTAAAAATTTCAACACTGCAGATTATTTTGATCGTAAAGAAGTGAGACGCCTCGATAAATTTGCACAATACGCTATAGTGGCTTCTGATGAAGCTATTGCAGACTCAAAAATAGATCTTGACACAGTTGACAAATACCGTGTAGGTGTGATTTGGGGTGCTGGTATAGGTGGTTTAGAAACTTTCCAAAACGAAGTGATCAATTATGCCAAGGGTGATGGCACACCGCGTTTCAACCCATTTTTCATCCCAAAAATGATTGCAGATATTGCTCCTGGCAATATTTCGATTAAACACGGGTTTATGGGTCCAAACTACACCACAGTTTCAGCTTGTGCATCTGCGACCAATGCTATCATTGATGCTATTAACCAAATACGAATGGGTTATAGTGATATCATTGTAACTGGCGGAAGTGAAGCAAGGGTTACAGAGGCTGGAATGGGTGGCTTTAATGCTATGCACGCTCTATCAACAAGAAATGATAGTCCAGAAACAGCCTCAAGACCTTTTGATGCTACTCGTGACGGTTTTGTTCTCGGTGAAGGAGCTGGTGCACTTATTCTTGAAGATTTAGATCATGCTAAAGCTCGCGGTGCAAAAATCTATGCCGAGGTTATAGGCGGTGGTTTGTCTTCAGATGCTTATCATATGACAGCTCCTCATCCTGAAGGTAAAGGCGTCATTGCAGTGATGAAAAATTGTTTGCATAATGCAGGCTTAAATCCTGAAGATGTTGATGCTATAAACACCCATGGCACATCAACTCCTCTTGGAGATGTTGCAGAGCTTAAAGCTATTAAAGAAGTCTTTGGTAATCATGCCAAAAACATCAATATCAATTCTACAAAGTCTATGACAGGACACTTGCTTGGTGCTGCTGGTGCTATTGAAGCTATTGCTTCTATATTGGCAATGCAACACAGTTTAGTGCCACCAACCATAAATCACAAGACTCAAGATGAAAACATTGACCCTGAGCTCAATTTAACTTTAAATCATGCACAAAAACGAGACGTAAAAGTGGCTTTAAGTAACACTTTTGGTTTTGGTGGTCATAATGCATGTATTGCTTTAAAGACATTTGTAGAATAA